A genomic segment from Pleurodeles waltl isolate 20211129_DDA chromosome 9, aPleWal1.hap1.20221129, whole genome shotgun sequence encodes:
- the LOC138258796 gene encoding uncharacterized protein, producing MFFVAFLFCLTSSASVFFVASLISLTPSASLFFVASLFYLTPSASVFFVASLISLTPSASLFFVASLFYLTPSASLFFVASLISLTPSASLFFVASLFYLTPSASLFFVASLFYLTPSASVFFVASLISLTPSASMFFVASFFYLTASASVFFVASLFCVTRSASLFFVASLFRLTPSTSMFFITSLFCLTQSASRFFVASLFCLPRHPGSLLLSSSVSLPHVHFPLISYSLFHVTFCHPPPLYQIGQRLRSCCLCREAGRHAPKSELHPGQPSGIRLENEGFRKVRL from the exons ATGTTTTTTGTCGCTTTCCTCTTCTGTCTCACTTCCTCGGCGTCCGTGTTCTTTGTCGCTTCCCTCATCTCTCTCACTCCCTCGGCATCCCTGTTCTTTGTCGCTTCCCTCTTCTATCTCACTCCCTCGGCGTCTGTGTTCTTTGTCGCTTCCCTCATCTCTCTCACTCCCTCGGCATCCCTGTTCTTTGTCGCTTCCCTCTTCTATCTCACTCCCTCGGCGTCCCTGTTCTTTGTCGCTTCCCTCATCTCTCTCACTCCCTCGGCGTCCCTGTTCTTTGTCGCTTCCCTCTTCTATCTCACTCCCTCGGCGTCCCTGTTCTTTGTCGCTTCCCTCTTCTATCTCACTCCCTCGGCGTCCGTGTTCTTTGTCGCTTCCCTCATCTCTCTCACTCCCTCGGCATCCATGTTCTTTGTCGCTTCCTTCTTCTATCTCACTGCCTCGGCGTCTGTGTTCTTTGTCGCTTCCCTCTTCTGTGTCACTCGCTCGGCGTCCCTGTTCTTTGTCGCTTCACTCTTCCGTCTCACTCCGTCGACATCCATGTTTTTTATCACTTCCCTCTTCTGTCTCACTCAGTCGGCGTCCAGGTTCTTCGTCGCTTCCCTCTTCTGTCTCCCtcggcatcctggttctttgttgctTTCCTCTTCTGTCTCACTCCCTCATGTCCATTTTCCTCTCATCTCCTACTCCCTGTTCCATGTCACGTTCTGCCACCCTCCTCCCCTCTATCAAATTGGCCAGCGTTTGAG gtCCTGCTGCCTATGCAGAGAAGCCGGACGTCATGCGCCCAAATCAG AACTGCACCCAGGCCAACCCAGCGGCATCCGTTTGGAGAATGAAGGGTTTCGAAAAGTCAGGCTGTGA